In Leptolyngbya sp. CCY15150, one genomic interval encodes:
- a CDS encoding ATP-binding protein: MKWLREGTWITSGFILTLIVTGVMSFTSYQNSVQLVNSANQVRQTNEMLDALNDISALLADAELRHWRYVIFNDVQELEQYYSVIQRLDPTLYQLDIYVSDTLLQAQRLQSLKGLIDERLIIFQRAIAQYGGRPDKIVATDSLIIQSQRNLREIQSLIADLEHEEEQIIAAQLEDVRTNSRTRMLIEPIGALLTFSIVVGVFILLYRQLSKRQLAEAIQQSLAQEKELSELKLHLFSMVSHEFRTPLSLILGSSQLLEESLKDMVEPARLKNLYRIQTSAKTMTQLLNDILMLARADAGKLEYNPKWLEIQTFCLNLIEDFQIFSHARRSLSFQQKGDRTHAYLDEKLTYSILSNILSNAVKYSSDDSTIYFTLIDEQDAIVFQIRDEGIGIPSADLEKMYEPFNRGSNTREIRGTGLGLAVVRKCLALHQGDIKVQSEVGVGTSFTIKIPQDVGWTYHLPNARSSDYSPDTIKSS, encoded by the coding sequence ATGAAATGGCTGCGCGAAGGTACATGGATCACGAGTGGATTTATTTTAACCCTGATTGTGACTGGAGTGATGAGCTTTACGTCTTATCAAAACTCAGTACAACTTGTAAACAGTGCTAATCAAGTTCGTCAAACGAATGAGATGCTAGATGCTCTCAATGATATCTCTGCACTACTTGCTGATGCAGAGCTTAGACATTGGCGCTACGTTATATTCAATGATGTTCAGGAACTTGAGCAGTATTATAGCGTGATCCAGCGCTTAGATCCAACCCTATATCAGTTAGATATTTATGTGAGCGATACATTGCTTCAGGCTCAGCGTCTGCAGTCTCTTAAAGGCTTAATTGATGAGCGATTGATCATTTTTCAAAGGGCGATCGCTCAATATGGAGGACGCCCAGATAAAATTGTGGCTACAGATTCTTTGATTATTCAAAGCCAGCGCAATCTCCGTGAGATTCAATCTTTAATTGCTGACTTAGAGCATGAAGAAGAGCAGATTATTGCAGCTCAACTTGAGGATGTTCGCACTAATTCTAGAACTCGCATGTTGATTGAGCCGATTGGAGCACTACTAACCTTTAGTATTGTCGTGGGTGTGTTCATTTTGCTCTATCGCCAACTGTCTAAACGACAGCTAGCAGAAGCTATCCAGCAGTCTCTGGCACAGGAGAAAGAGCTTAGCGAACTCAAGCTTCATTTGTTTTCCATGGTGTCCCATGAGTTTCGTACCCCTCTAAGTCTTATTTTAGGATCTTCTCAATTGCTGGAAGAGAGTCTAAAAGACATGGTGGAGCCTGCACGACTCAAAAATCTATATCGAATCCAGACGTCGGCTAAGACGATGACTCAACTGCTCAATGATATTCTAATGCTGGCTAGAGCAGATGCAGGTAAGCTAGAATATAACCCAAAGTGGCTTGAGATTCAAACATTTTGCTTAAACCTAATTGAAGATTTTCAAATTTTCAGTCATGCTAGGCGATCGCTCTCATTTCAGCAGAAGGGCGATCGCACCCATGCTTACCTTGATGAGAAGTTAACGTACTCTATTTTAAGCAATATCCTATCCAATGCAGTTAAGTATTCATCAGACGATAGCACCATTTATTTCACGTTGATCGATGAGCAAGATGCTATTGTTTTTCAGATCCGAGACGAAGGCATTGGCATACCGTCTGCCGATCTGGAAAAAATGTATGAGCCTTTTAATCGAGGCAGCAATACCCGCGAGATACGCGGCACTGGCTTGGGGCTTGCTGTTGTGAGAAAATGCTTAGCTCTCCATCAAGGTGATATTAAGGTGCAAAGTGAGGTTGGGGTTGGCACGAGCTTTACCATCAAGATCCCTCAGGACGTGGGCTGGACGTATCACTTACCTAACGCCCGCTCTAGTGATTATAGCCCTGACACGATTAAATCCAGTTAG